In Alkalihalobacillus sp. FSL W8-0930, a single window of DNA contains:
- a CDS encoding ATPase, T2SS/T4P/T4SS family: MRVKKKIGDLLVEAGYLSSDQVQVVLQEKRSGQRLGDALLERELITEHELIKALQTQLGITHVNLYRTAVDTHVLKLIPEELARKYTLIPIGKQEDLLQVAMADPLDYFAIDDLQMITGFQVEPQIAVRAEVMEAIERYYQINDSLIEDETAKTEPVPLEEPVASEQDAPIIKLVDQLLQHGLNQRASDIHIDPLETTFMVRYRIDGMLRTERTYSSSILSALTARIKIMGELNITENRLPQDGRLRLVIKSEQVDMRISTLPTIFGEKIVIRLLAGLGERSNLKSLGLNQVHEKIFREMLNNPSGLILLTGPTGSGKTSTLYAGLHHLNTDQVNIVTVEDPVEYHINGINQVQVNSQVGLTFAKGLRAILRQDPNIVMIGEIRDTETAEIAVRASLTGHLVLSTLHTNSAIAAIPRLIEMGIEPYLVASGLSGVVGQRLVRRICPSCRQAHAPNELERDQFEKRGMTVTQLHRGEGCSHCSDTGYLGRIAIHEMLIIDETIRQLLMNKETLQNIHEYATNNGMIFLLDDGLLKVKQGLTTLEEVLHVTLHH; the protein is encoded by the coding sequence ATGAGAGTTAAAAAGAAAATTGGTGACTTATTAGTTGAAGCAGGTTATCTAAGCAGTGATCAGGTTCAAGTGGTCTTACAAGAAAAACGCTCCGGCCAACGATTAGGGGATGCGCTTCTTGAAAGAGAACTAATTACTGAACATGAACTCATTAAAGCTTTGCAAACGCAACTAGGCATTACGCATGTAAATCTATATCGAACGGCTGTGGATACGCACGTATTAAAGCTAATTCCAGAAGAGCTAGCAAGAAAATATACCTTGATTCCAATTGGAAAGCAAGAAGATCTCCTGCAGGTAGCCATGGCTGATCCTCTTGATTATTTTGCAATAGACGATTTGCAGATGATTACTGGGTTTCAAGTAGAGCCACAAATTGCGGTTCGAGCTGAAGTAATGGAAGCGATCGAGCGATACTACCAGATCAATGATTCGTTAATTGAAGACGAGACTGCAAAAACAGAACCCGTTCCTCTTGAAGAGCCTGTTGCAAGCGAGCAGGATGCACCGATCATTAAGTTAGTAGATCAGCTGCTTCAGCATGGATTAAATCAACGTGCGAGTGATATTCATATAGATCCGCTTGAAACAACGTTTATGGTACGCTACCGGATCGATGGCATGCTGCGTACCGAGCGTACGTATTCATCCTCTATTTTAAGTGCGCTAACTGCGCGAATTAAGATTATGGGGGAGTTAAACATTACCGAAAACCGTCTCCCACAGGATGGGCGGTTAAGATTGGTTATTAAATCTGAACAGGTTGATATGCGTATATCAACTCTACCAACTATTTTTGGTGAAAAGATAGTTATTCGTCTGCTTGCTGGACTGGGTGAACGATCAAACTTAAAATCTTTAGGACTAAATCAAGTACATGAAAAAATATTCCGTGAAATGTTAAACAATCCATCAGGCCTTATTTTATTAACAGGACCAACTGGTTCAGGAAAAACCTCTACTTTATATGCAGGGTTACATCATTTAAATACGGATCAAGTAAATATTGTTACGGTAGAAGACCCAGTGGAGTATCACATCAACGGTATTAATCAAGTTCAGGTAAACAGCCAGGTAGGCCTAACCTTTGCCAAAGGACTTCGCGCCATCCTAAGACAAGATCCAAATATCGTGATGATTGGGGAAATACGCGATACTGAAACAGCAGAAATTGCGGTTCGTGCATCGTTAACAGGACATCTGGTTTTAAGTACACTTCACACAAATAGTGCCATTGCAGCGATTCCCCGCTTAATAGAAATGGGTATTGAACCTTATTTAGTGGCTTCTGGTTTATCAGGGGTAGTTGGTCAACGTCTGGTACGAAGAATTTGTCCGAGCTGCAGACAAGCACATGCTCCAAATGAGCTCGAGCGTGATCAATTTGAGAAACGGGGCATGACTGTCACTCAGCTACACCGAGGTGAAGGCTGTAGTCATTGTAGTGACACAGGCTATTTAGGAAGGATTGCTATTCATGAGATGCTAATCATCGATGAAACCATCCGTCAGCTGCTTATGAACAAAGAAACCCTTCAAAACATACATGAGTATGCAACAAATAACGGTATGATTTTTTTATTAGATGATGGTTTGTTAAAGGTTAAACAAGGCTTAACAACATTGGAAGAAGTGCTTCACGTGACATTACATCATTAA
- a CDS encoding type II secretion system protein has protein sequence MSRNEKGLTLIELLASMVILSIFAIGFATMLMNGIKANERNQIVMEATLVAQSEIEEMRLNKAPDFCKKNTSSKDGFTVTRTIQAENQLCHVTVKVDYSNLLLEPVLLETELNIPKAVSSR, from the coding sequence ATGAGTAGAAATGAAAAGGGTTTAACCTTAATAGAATTACTTGCTTCAATGGTGATCCTATCAATCTTTGCCATCGGATTTGCAACGATGCTAATGAACGGTATAAAGGCAAATGAACGAAACCAAATTGTGATGGAAGCGACACTTGTTGCGCAGTCTGAGATAGAGGAAATGCGTTTGAATAAAGCGCCAGATTTCTGTAAAAAGAATACTAGTTCAAAAGATGGGTTCACTGTAACTCGTACGATACAAGCAGAGAATCAATTATGTCACGTAACGGTTAAGGTTGATTACTCAAATCTACTTTTAGAGCCAGTTCTACTAGAAACCGAACTAAACATTCCAAAGGCGGTAAGCTCACGATGA
- a CDS encoding prepilin-type N-terminal cleavage/methylation domain-containing protein → MGIKDQLKNQKGLTLIEVLASAAILIIVLGIGMAALGQSSVLTSKVQGESQDRQDVQVGLLELTNAVQSATELKELEDGTGFELFSNDTLFKTYWLVGNELKSESKDGHVQISGVQNMSFHANSGITLDIANLKEPVVLSTRGGIFQTELSDDVDNFKDIVCVRKDQVDGSTVKKEKDFSGYSQFENISLIPHESKKFSIVCDTTTGTISINDNVNVNLTEGSIRIITNNLKIDQNSSLTVSNGSISLPKSLPLSNTKMIPNSNVEIYHNSRMNSGGSLEIGGRFKSTGNSVSLTSNNNMIVSGDFIGNFMGTVESKGSIYVNGSLSTLNNQLKIISQKDIIVNKNMVLDFQSTMTSIDGSIYINGSVTNKNNETVIKSGANLFIAGTLENKFKSKIDTKGWVFINGNLNNPSNQPEIISGGDITVLGDVTNAEEAKLISDASIYISGNLISDQKFEFQSKNDIVVKGNVINTQNGKISLTKGSFFIGGKLHMDRLNIINVANNLYVQNGLHMVETTKLNVSNDSFVNGEIQLPTNSYSTEGAYFHTENSLTYTGPINGFQTNSSNFKVLNYNDNIQVSSIDTLSTFPSFPKTPVFPSELFK, encoded by the coding sequence ATGGGAATAAAAGATCAATTAAAAAATCAAAAAGGTCTAACACTCATAGAGGTATTAGCTAGTGCTGCAATACTCATTATTGTTCTAGGAATTGGTATGGCTGCCCTCGGGCAAAGTTCTGTATTAACTAGCAAAGTCCAAGGAGAATCGCAGGATCGACAGGATGTGCAGGTTGGACTTTTAGAGCTTACGAATGCTGTACAATCAGCGACTGAACTTAAAGAACTTGAAGACGGAACCGGTTTTGAATTATTTAGTAATGATACACTCTTTAAAACTTATTGGTTAGTAGGTAACGAATTAAAATCAGAGTCCAAGGATGGACATGTGCAAATTAGTGGTGTACAAAACATGAGTTTTCATGCTAACAGTGGCATAACTCTCGATATTGCAAATTTAAAAGAACCAGTGGTCCTTTCTACTAGAGGTGGAATCTTTCAAACCGAATTATCAGATGATGTTGATAACTTCAAAGATATCGTGTGCGTAAGAAAAGATCAAGTGGATGGCAGTACAGTAAAAAAAGAAAAGGATTTCTCAGGGTATAGTCAATTTGAAAATATATCCTTAATCCCTCATGAGTCAAAAAAATTCTCAATAGTATGTGATACTACTACTGGAACCATATCAATAAATGATAATGTTAACGTTAACCTTACTGAGGGTAGTATACGTATAATAACAAACAATTTAAAAATTGACCAAAATTCATCCTTAACAGTGAGTAATGGCAGCATTTCGTTACCAAAGTCTCTTCCGCTCTCAAATACAAAGATGATCCCTAATTCAAATGTTGAGATTTATCATAATTCAAGGATGAATAGTGGTGGCAGCTTAGAAATTGGAGGAAGATTTAAGAGCACTGGGAATAGTGTATCTCTAACTAGTAATAATAATATGATAGTTTCAGGGGATTTCATTGGAAACTTTATGGGAACAGTTGAGAGCAAAGGAAGTATCTATGTAAATGGATCCTTATCTACACTTAATAATCAATTAAAAATAATTAGTCAAAAAGATATTATTGTTAATAAAAATATGGTTTTAGATTTTCAAAGCACCATGACTAGTATCGATGGATCTATATACATTAATGGATCGGTTACGAACAAGAATAACGAAACGGTAATTAAAAGTGGAGCAAATTTATTTATAGCAGGTACGCTAGAAAACAAATTTAAGAGCAAAATAGATACTAAAGGATGGGTATTTATAAATGGGAATTTAAACAATCCAAGCAATCAACCTGAAATTATAAGTGGAGGAGATATTACAGTATTGGGCGATGTAACTAACGCTGAAGAAGCCAAATTGATCAGTGATGCCTCTATTTATATTTCTGGAAATCTTATTTCAGATCAAAAATTTGAATTTCAATCTAAAAATGATATTGTTGTTAAAGGGAATGTGATAAATACCCAAAATGGAAAAATTTCATTAACAAAAGGATCTTTTTTCATTGGAGGAAAACTACACATGGATAGGTTAAACATTATTAATGTTGCTAACAACCTATATGTACAGAATGGACTACATATGGTTGAAACAACTAAATTAAATGTTAGTAACGATTCATTTGTTAATGGAGAAATCCAACTTCCAACTAATTCATATTCTACTGAAGGTGCATACTTTCATACAGAGAATTCATTAACCTATACCGGACCAATCAATGGCTTTCAAACAAACTCTTCCAACTTTAAAGTATTAAATTATAATGATAATATACAAGTAAGTTCAATAGATACGTTATCAACATTTCCATCTTTTCCTAAAACTCCTGTGTTTCCATCGGAATTGTTTAAATAA
- a CDS encoding folylpolyglutamate synthase/dihydrofolate synthase family protein, which yields MNTREETINWIHSLLPFGIKPGLKRMDWMLERLGNPESKLNMIHVAGTNGKGSTVSFMRHMLEASGYQVGTFTSPYMECFEERISINGNPISENDLIAAANKVRPLVEELAQTELESPTEFEVITAIMFEHFANVAQPDIVLVEVGLGGRLDSTNVIKPLLSVITSIGHDHMHILGSTIEEIAAEKAGIIKKGIPVLSAVSNLDAQAVLKETAIERDTSFFQLGEDFYKTAIKVNQNGQSFTFDSPLGRLTHLKTSMRGDHQLENASVALMAMFYLREHTHYHISDDACKKGLAETNWPGRFEQLSDQPLVIADGAHNEEGMKALATTLSNHYPTYKIKMLAGMTKEKDVNKLLAPFTNTHIHITWTSFDFFRAAEPQELLEHTPEWISASVNEDWKVALDEMMSSWSKDEVILLTGSLYFISEVRGYLKENQTRKYNLV from the coding sequence ATGAATACAAGAGAAGAGACCATTAATTGGATTCACAGTCTATTACCTTTTGGGATTAAACCCGGCTTAAAGCGAATGGACTGGATGCTGGAACGATTAGGGAACCCAGAGTCCAAATTAAATATGATTCATGTAGCTGGAACAAACGGAAAAGGATCAACTGTTAGCTTTATGCGTCATATGCTTGAAGCGAGTGGGTACCAAGTCGGGACATTTACATCTCCCTATATGGAATGCTTTGAGGAGCGTATTTCGATTAATGGAAACCCAATTTCAGAAAATGATTTGATTGCTGCAGCAAATAAAGTGCGACCGCTTGTGGAAGAACTGGCACAAACAGAGCTTGAATCACCTACGGAATTTGAAGTGATCACAGCTATCATGTTTGAGCATTTTGCTAACGTAGCGCAGCCTGATATCGTTCTCGTTGAAGTAGGTCTTGGGGGAAGACTTGATTCAACCAATGTGATTAAACCGCTTTTATCTGTCATTACATCCATCGGACATGACCATATGCACATCCTTGGATCAACGATTGAAGAAATTGCTGCAGAAAAAGCGGGAATTATCAAGAAAGGCATTCCCGTGCTATCAGCAGTCTCCAACTTAGATGCACAAGCTGTATTAAAAGAAACAGCGATTGAACGAGATACATCGTTCTTTCAACTAGGAGAAGACTTTTACAAGACGGCAATTAAAGTAAACCAAAATGGACAAAGCTTTACCTTTGATTCACCGTTGGGAAGATTAACTCATTTAAAAACATCGATGAGAGGCGATCATCAGCTTGAAAATGCAAGTGTGGCGCTAATGGCGATGTTCTATCTTAGAGAGCACACCCATTACCATATCTCAGATGATGCATGCAAAAAGGGATTAGCTGAAACCAATTGGCCGGGCCGGTTTGAACAACTTTCAGATCAGCCACTTGTCATTGCCGATGGCGCACATAACGAAGAGGGCATGAAGGCATTAGCCACAACCCTCTCAAACCATTATCCAACCTATAAGATTAAGATGCTTGCAGGTATGACAAAAGAAAAAGACGTCAACAAACTGCTCGCCCCATTTACCAATACACATATACACATTACATGGACAAGCTTCGACTTTTTTAGAGCAGCCGAACCACAAGAGTTACTTGAGCATACGCCAGAGTGGATCTCGGCTTCAGTGAATGAGGACTGGAAAGTGGCGCTTGATGAGATGATGAGTAGCTGGAGTAAGGATGAAGTTATATTACTGACGGGATCTTTGTATTTTATTTCGGAGGTTCGGGGGTATTTGAAGGAAAACCAAACCAGAAAGTATAATTTAGTTTGA
- a CDS encoding valine--tRNA ligase produces MAQQKKEMPTKYNPQETEAKWYDYWVKGKFFEATGDESKTPYSIVIPPPNVTGKLHLGHAWDATLQDILARTKRMQGFDTLWLPGMDHAGIATQAKVEAKLKEEGISRYDLGRDAFVEKSWEWKEEYAQFIRSQWAKIGISVDYSRERFTLDEGLSKAVNEVFVKLYNKGLIYRGEYIINWDPATKTALSDIEVIHEDVTGAFYHMNYPLTDGSGTIEVATTRPETMLGDTAVAVHPKDERYAHLIGKTVTLPIVGREIPIVADDYVDMEFGSGAVKITPAHDPNDFEIGNRHNLERILVMNEDGTMNENAATYQGLDRFDCRKQIVSDLQEQGILFKIEEHVHSVGHSERSGAVVEPYLSTQWFVNMQPLADAAVALQKTDDKVNFVPDRFEKTYLRWMDNIRDWCISRQLWWGHRIPAWYHNETGEIYVGHEAPEDAENWTQDEDVLDTWFSSALWPFSTMGWPDEEAIDFKRFYPTSALVTGYDIIFFWVARMIFQGIEFTGERPFNDVLIHGLIRAEDGRKMSKSLGNGVDPHDVIDKYGTDALRFFLTTGSSPGNDLRFYWEKVEATWNFGNKIWNASRFALMNMEDMGYDDIDLSGEKTVADKWILTRLQDTIKEVTRLIDKYEFGEVGRLLYNFIWDDLCDWYIEMAKLSLYGEDEAAKQTTRSVLAYVLDQTMRMLHPIMPFITEEIWQHLPHKGESITVADWPIVHSEFIFEESIEDMNQLKEVIRSVRTIRSELNVPMSKQIELLVRPANEKSLAQLQRGQAFIEKFCNPSKLEISTGIEAPEKSMSQVLSGVELFLPLAGLLNIEEEVARLKKELTRLTKEVERVDKKLSNEGFVAKAPAKVIEEEKKKQADYTEQRKTVEARIAELKA; encoded by the coding sequence ATGGCACAACAAAAAAAGGAAATGCCAACAAAGTACAACCCACAAGAAACAGAAGCAAAATGGTATGACTATTGGGTGAAAGGAAAGTTTTTTGAAGCAACAGGAGATGAAAGCAAAACACCTTACTCAATCGTTATTCCACCTCCAAACGTAACAGGAAAACTTCACCTTGGTCATGCGTGGGATGCAACATTACAAGACATCCTTGCTCGTACAAAACGGATGCAGGGCTTTGATACATTGTGGTTACCAGGAATGGACCATGCCGGAATTGCCACACAAGCAAAAGTAGAAGCCAAGCTTAAAGAAGAAGGAATTTCTCGTTATGATTTAGGAAGAGATGCTTTTGTAGAAAAGTCGTGGGAGTGGAAAGAGGAATACGCTCAGTTTATCCGTAGTCAATGGGCTAAAATCGGGATTTCCGTTGATTATTCCCGCGAGCGCTTTACATTGGACGAAGGGTTATCTAAAGCCGTTAACGAGGTATTTGTTAAACTTTACAACAAAGGATTAATTTATCGTGGCGAATACATTATTAACTGGGATCCAGCTACCAAAACGGCTTTATCCGATATCGAGGTTATCCACGAAGATGTGACGGGTGCTTTCTATCACATGAATTATCCACTAACAGATGGTAGTGGAACGATCGAAGTGGCAACTACTAGACCAGAAACAATGCTTGGAGATACTGCGGTAGCTGTCCACCCTAAAGACGAGCGCTACGCACATCTTATTGGCAAAACGGTTACTTTACCGATTGTTGGACGCGAAATTCCAATCGTTGCCGACGATTATGTAGATATGGAGTTTGGTTCAGGTGCTGTTAAAATTACGCCAGCACATGACCCGAATGACTTTGAGATTGGTAACCGTCATAATCTTGAACGCATTCTTGTGATGAATGAAGATGGAACCATGAACGAAAATGCAGCAACGTATCAAGGTCTAGATCGATTTGATTGTCGTAAACAGATTGTATCTGATCTGCAAGAACAAGGGATTCTCTTTAAAATTGAAGAGCATGTCCATTCTGTTGGTCACTCTGAGCGAAGCGGAGCTGTTGTAGAGCCGTATTTATCTACGCAATGGTTTGTCAACATGCAGCCATTAGCAGATGCAGCAGTTGCCCTTCAAAAAACAGACGACAAAGTAAACTTTGTTCCAGATCGCTTTGAAAAAACGTATCTTCGTTGGATGGATAATATTCGTGACTGGTGTATTTCTCGTCAGCTTTGGTGGGGACACCGGATTCCAGCTTGGTATCATAATGAAACGGGAGAAATCTATGTTGGTCACGAGGCACCTGAAGATGCGGAGAACTGGACGCAGGATGAGGATGTTCTTGATACATGGTTTAGTTCAGCACTTTGGCCGTTTTCTACAATGGGCTGGCCAGATGAGGAAGCGATTGACTTCAAACGCTTCTACCCAACTAGTGCGCTTGTAACAGGATACGATATTATCTTTTTCTGGGTCGCTCGTATGATCTTCCAAGGAATTGAGTTTACAGGAGAGCGTCCATTTAATGACGTCTTAATCCACGGATTAATTCGTGCAGAGGATGGCCGTAAGATGAGTAAATCACTTGGTAACGGAGTGGATCCTCATGATGTTATTGACAAATATGGCACAGACGCCCTGCGCTTTTTCTTAACTACCGGAAGTTCCCCGGGAAATGATTTGCGCTTTTACTGGGAAAAAGTCGAAGCAACATGGAATTTCGGTAATAAGATCTGGAATGCCTCTCGTTTTGCGTTGATGAATATGGAAGATATGGGATATGATGACATCGACTTAAGCGGTGAGAAAACCGTTGCCGATAAATGGATCCTCACTCGACTTCAAGATACGATTAAGGAAGTTACTCGTTTGATTGATAAATATGAGTTTGGTGAAGTAGGAAGATTGTTATACAACTTCATCTGGGATGATCTGTGCGACTGGTACATTGAAATGGCTAAGCTTTCTCTATATGGGGAAGACGAGGCAGCGAAACAAACCACTCGTTCCGTTCTTGCTTATGTATTAGATCAAACGATGAGAATGCTGCACCCAATCATGCCGTTTATCACGGAAGAAATTTGGCAGCACCTTCCACACAAAGGTGAATCGATTACGGTTGCTGACTGGCCAATTGTTCATTCAGAATTCATATTTGAAGAATCAATTGAAGATATGAATCAGCTAAAAGAAGTCATTCGTTCAGTTCGTACCATTCGTTCAGAACTGAATGTTCCTATGAGTAAACAAATTGAGTTATTGGTACGTCCAGCTAATGAGAAGAGCTTGGCTCAATTACAAAGAGGTCAAGCATTTATTGAAAAGTTCTGTAACCCTAGTAAGCTTGAGATCTCAACAGGTATCGAAGCACCAGAAAAGTCCATGTCTCAAGTATTAAGTGGAGTGGAGCTATTTTTACCACTGGCTGGTTTGTTAAACATCGAAGAAGAAGTAGCCCGTCTTAAAAAAGAATTAACTCGTTTAACAAAAGAAGTCGAACGAGTAGACAAAAAGCTAAGTAACGAAGGCTTTGTGGCGAAAGCACCAGCCAAAGTAATTGAAGAAGAAAAGAAAAAACAAGCTGATTACACTGAACAACGTAAAACCGTTGAAGCACGTATTGCAGAGTTAAAAGCATAA
- the ysxE gene encoding spore coat protein YsxE: MNQQQSFLEAILFHYDLYPERVESLGKVKKLESQRGVFALKETTLSQSQADELVHAMHRLTKLGYKQAIPLIPTKFGEYTITVGDSSYYLMPWVESPEYTARESMEEKIIDQMGVIHRMTVKTQELSLEQLEQSYQELLKRWESRQLTFMHFADQAEQKIYMSPFELTFLTHVHLLDQMAEVAKFQLNNWYEAAKEKGKYRSVLNHGRLSRNHALFTPENDPLLFNFERVSLDTPARDLATFCRYSFPYAQWSDEEVLRWFARYEHHLPLLDEEKQLLCSYLCFPEPVVYAVDAYHRKESEWSELAHVQRLEKRLLSMRKSQRLASRLLPTSTESQT; this comes from the coding sequence GTGAACCAACAACAGTCATTTTTAGAAGCGATCTTATTCCATTATGACTTATACCCTGAACGTGTCGAGTCATTAGGAAAGGTAAAAAAGCTTGAGTCACAAAGAGGCGTTTTTGCTTTAAAGGAAACCACGTTGTCTCAATCACAGGCAGATGAATTAGTCCATGCCATGCATCGATTAACGAAGCTCGGCTACAAACAAGCCATTCCCCTAATCCCTACAAAATTTGGTGAATACACAATCACAGTAGGAGATTCCAGTTATTATTTGATGCCATGGGTAGAATCACCTGAGTATACGGCCAGAGAGTCAATGGAAGAGAAAATTATCGACCAAATGGGTGTCATTCACCGGATGACTGTAAAGACGCAGGAGCTTTCACTTGAACAGCTTGAGCAATCTTACCAGGAACTTTTAAAACGGTGGGAATCACGACAATTAACCTTTATGCACTTTGCGGACCAAGCCGAGCAAAAAATATATATGTCACCTTTTGAATTAACTTTTCTAACCCATGTTCATCTACTTGATCAAATGGCTGAAGTGGCTAAGTTTCAATTAAATAACTGGTATGAAGCGGCTAAGGAAAAAGGAAAGTATCGAAGTGTATTGAATCATGGTAGACTTTCTCGGAACCATGCCTTGTTTACTCCGGAAAATGATCCGCTTCTCTTTAACTTTGAACGTGTCAGTCTTGATACACCAGCCCGGGACTTAGCCACGTTTTGCAGATACAGTTTTCCATATGCACAGTGGTCCGACGAAGAAGTTTTAAGGTGGTTCGCTAGATATGAGCATCACTTACCTTTACTGGATGAAGAAAAACAACTCTTATGCAGTTACCTTTGTTTTCCCGAACCCGTAGTGTATGCAGTAGATGCGTATCATCGAAAGGAATCGGAGTGGAGTGAATTAGCGCATGTGCAACGGTTAGAGAAGCGTCTCCTTTCCATGAGAAAATCTCAACGATTAGCTTCCAGGCTTTTACCGACGTCAACAGAATCTCAAACATAG
- the spoVID gene encoding stage VI sporulation protein D: MTQEHPSKLTLTVEESVWLNKGQEIEEILGMSLSPEITIKESGNQVSIVGGLRLVGEYLLADSDQDDAIDDEDGYREQTSFRSIEEVNVSENGKGDLKHFFPIDVTIPLDRIQNLQDIYVEVESFDYDVPDKSCIQLTADISISGMTTQDEPSSRVEEEEAVQEEVEVEQGQEEQAVDTSFAYEAYQLPSPEPEVAVEEEQEEEQEEEQEEEQEEAVRAEVEIEPPAYADEDATVSDLQRITLAPKQPEVYTQENKRKDAYYEDQQERTPEEEPTHEPTYQATEEREENALYLTGMMAKSEEQFTRVKMCIIQEDESLDTIANRYDVSTSQLIRTNRLEADHVEAGQILYIPVQS, from the coding sequence ATGACGCAGGAACATCCCTCAAAATTAACATTAACGGTAGAAGAATCGGTATGGCTGAATAAAGGACAGGAAATAGAAGAAATTCTCGGTATGTCATTATCACCGGAAATAACCATTAAGGAGAGTGGAAACCAGGTTAGTATTGTCGGTGGGCTACGTCTGGTAGGAGAATATCTTCTCGCCGATTCAGACCAAGATGACGCCATTGATGATGAAGATGGATACCGTGAGCAGACCTCATTCCGTTCGATCGAGGAAGTGAACGTGTCTGAGAATGGGAAAGGTGATTTGAAACACTTTTTTCCGATTGATGTGACCATTCCATTAGATCGAATTCAAAATTTGCAGGACATCTATGTTGAAGTTGAATCGTTTGATTACGATGTACCTGATAAGAGCTGCATTCAATTAACGGCTGACATATCGATCAGTGGAATGACTACACAAGACGAGCCTTCGAGTCGTGTAGAAGAGGAAGAAGCGGTTCAAGAGGAAGTGGAGGTTGAACAAGGGCAAGAAGAGCAAGCAGTAGACACGTCTTTTGCCTATGAAGCGTATCAATTGCCGTCACCTGAGCCTGAGGTCGCAGTGGAAGAAGAGCAAGAAGAAGAGCAAGAAGAAGAGCAAGAAGAAGAGCAAGAAGAAGCCGTTCGTGCTGAGGTAGAGATCGAACCTCCTGCTTATGCAGATGAGGATGCAACAGTATCTGACCTTCAAAGAATCACTCTGGCACCAAAACAACCAGAGGTTTATACGCAAGAAAACAAAAGAAAAGATGCGTATTATGAAGATCAACAGGAACGCACACCAGAAGAAGAACCAACCCATGAGCCAACATACCAAGCAACGGAAGAGCGCGAAGAAAATGCACTTTATTTAACAGGAATGATGGCTAAAAGTGAAGAGCAATTTACAAGAGTAAAGATGTGCATCATTCAAGAGGATGAATCACTTGATACGATTGCAAATCGATATGATGTATCAACGAGTCAGCTCATTCGAACAAATCGATTGGAAGCGGATCACGTGGAAGCCGGTCAGATTCTCTACATTCCCGTCCAATCCTAG